The genomic region CACTGGAATACCTGCTTTGaataagaaaatgttgaaaggCTTTTTTAGCCTGTATTGCAGCGAAGTAACTAAAGGGAAAGTTAGAGACTGTTTATAATCATGCATTTCAAGGATAGTTCCAGggctatatattttataatatagCTAACTCACCAAATTTAACTTCCAGAGAATCAGCAACAAAGGAGAGATCGCAGACTAAGAGGCCAGCCAAGGTTCCATATCTGTATACTGATTAGCGATGATGAAGACGAACCAAGAGACAATGATGTGTATGTGAAAGATAAAGTGTCTTTCTAAAATCTAATTTTGATATACAGTAGAAACCGATTCCTTCCAAGCTTTTGGGTTCTCTTTGATTACTATGCAAAAACTTCAGACCTAAAATATAATTGCATTTCTAGAAGAGAACcccagaaaaccccaaacaaacttttgttctgttgtttgCGAAACCCTTCTCTAACGTATCTTACAGTACAGCTTGAGATACGCTGAGATGCTTGCAATACATAAAAGACACAGCCAAACAGTCTGACAATATGCTTCATATAATCACACATTTTATAAGGAAGGAGTTCCTGGTATGAATATGTTACTGGGCTGGGATGTTGCCCTAAATTAGAATAGGGGATGTTTTAAGTTCTGACAACCTCTTTCACTTCTAGAATGAATAGTTTCCAAAGGACAGCTAGACGCTTTTGTTACAAAACTCTTGGGTTTGTCCTGTGGAAGACGAAGACTGCCATACGTATACTGCACAGCGCTGTAGAGTGCTGTTATTTCTAATAACAGAGCAGGGTGACTGACTGCATCCTCCCCTAATGAAAACCAAGATGCTGTTTCCTTTGGGTGAGGGAGACCCTAACTGCTTAATAAATGCAGCAGCTTGAGCGAGGTAAAGGTACGCAGGGATGTTCAGATGAAATGCATCACGGCTGGTCTGTGCAGTCGGATGATTACGTGACGTTTTATGTATTGGTAACCCTCAGCGCACGGTGAAATTAATGGATGCAtgttctttctggttttgttctctctACCGCAAGGCCGACTGGTACCGTTAGCTGTCCGATTTGCATGGATGGCTACTCAGAGGTAAGGATCCCCATGTTGTcgttgtttcttttttgtcgGAGGGAGAGCGGGGCAGAGGGTGAGCTGTGCAACTCTGTTGGGTTACGTGGGAGGCTACAGGCAGCTGGCTTGAAGTACAGACCTTGGTTTGCCGGTGAACCTAGCTTGTAACCCAAAGTCGTTTCTTAGTGGTGTACGTAGAGGGCGCAATGCTTTCCAAGATGGCCCTGGGAGATCTTTGGGTTCCTTATAATTCAAGTAGTCATGTACCGTTTCCAGATACTCCAAGTCCTATTTGCCTGGTGCCAGTAGACCAGCAAAGCTGAATTCTTTCCCCCACATACCCGTTGtggcttcttttcttccagattgTGCAAAGCGGACGACTGATCGTGTCAACTAAATGCGGCCATGTCTTCTGCAGCCAGTGCCTCCGTGATTCCCTTAGGAACGCCAACTCTTGCCCAACCTGCAGGAAGAAACTCACTCACAGACAGTATCATCCCATTTATATATGAGTACTTCTCTTTCTCAGGACAGACTCAGCAGGATTTTGGGGgaaaatgtcatgttttcagTGCTCTGAAGATTTAAAGAGCAGCAGGTTGTCCACAGATCCAAATAAAACGGAttctttttgggttttggaGAATAACTTGTACGTATATAGACAGCTTTTTCTATGGTCCAAGCTGCTTCTTGTTATGTCCCTGGTTATGATGTTAAATTTGTGACTGTCTCTAAAGTAGACCAGCAGCCTATATCAGAAAGGAAGCAGCGAATCCATTTCcttctactttttttaatgcttaaataAGAGGGGtctgaatattttgttatttcttacTCTTTAAATTATTCCCACTGTCGCGTACAGGTATGGAATAGTTacctttcaaaatacagatgaCCAATTTGCCGTTTCATTACACTTTTGTTTTTATCCTGTGAGAAGCTCATGACTACATTGCTTTCTGCCATACCATCTTTGCCCAAGTGGAATAAGTTGTAACGATGGATCGTTTTATCACAAATCCATATTAAATTGACAGCCAAGGTCATGCAATAGAATAACCTGCTGTTAACCAGCAATCAGGTGTTTTAAGCAGAAGGCTGTGCAGACACATAGACTGTTGTGATGGGTGAGTCCTTGCTGCTTCATTTAAACCCTTGGTctgcttctgctgaaatacCAGATCCATCAGAACTACCCTCTAATCTGCAGTCAGATTTGATGCTTTGGCGGGACAAAGCGGGCAGCAATTGCAGAAAGCTGTTCTCACTTGGGGTCTTACTGTAGCTCACATttttggagaggagaagggataaatatgaaatatgagCCAGATACCAAAGTTTGTGAAGCTGAAGTCCAGGACTGGGGAAGCACAGTCCTGGGCTAGGAAGCCAGGTAAGAAGCATGTTCCACAGGTTAGGTGGAACATGTAATCTGGGGGATGCTCGCAGTGTCGCAGTGTCTGGACTGAAGGGTGAGATGAGTGGGGAGGATGGTCCTGGGGGCTGGAGTGGAGACCGATGCTATGGAGCGGGGACCAGCACTCGAGCGTCATGAGCCAGAAATTGGAACTACAGAGGAAAGTGCAGAGATGTGGCTGCAGCCCAGTTGTGTGTGAATAGCCAGGCAGCAAAGGGGAATCGCCAAGGATAAGTGTTGGTGCATGTCAGACGGATCAGCTTAGGAGGGCCATAGCTGCTGCAAGGAGCCGTTGCGTTCTGGTTGCACAGCTTAAACCTTGATTTGCCTGGGTTAGGTCTCATAGGGTGGTGACACATCTCTGGGGCGATGCTTACAGGTGATGCAATGCTATCTACGAAGCTTTTGTTAACTGTAGAAACACATGTCCTTGCATTGTGTCTGATCTACACTTGGTGGCAGCGAGTACTAATTTCATATGTTCTgtttaaatctattttattcTCTAGTTCAAGAGCATGTGATTAAGCCTTTGGGCTTGTGAGGATGTTTTAACCTCcaaatattttatgtctttttatctctcttttGCCTGATGATGTGAAACCCAGCTTGGCTGTTTGTATGGTGCTCTGTTTCATCTGAAGACCAAATTCATAATATTTCCTACAGCTGACTTAGGGCCTGCTAACAGTGAGATGCTTTAGAGCTGCTTCATACTCTTTCTGACATCCTAAGTCCTCCTACAGTTTCTGTTTGAGGGTTCTGGGAAGGTAAGAGGAACAGGAATATCTGGTCTGGGCCTTCCCAGAGGAGATTGCCATCTGTCCCAAGGAGAGTCTTCGGTGCTGTGTCCAGACGCAGTCCAAGAGTTCTTTACCCTGACATGTCACTTCAGAGAGGGGTCCCACCCGTGCTGGTGGTGGAGGATGAAAACAGAGGTGATGTGGTGTATTATTCCGGTTTTGTTAGGAATGAGATGGAGGTCTCTAAGACCATTTCAAAAAGATATTGAAGAGTTGCAACATGTTTCATTCAGTAAAGCCCTTGATTACACCAGCAATGTAAACCTGAAAGCCTTACTTCCCACTAGTAACTCTGCTACCCACGTACTGTAGATTCAGACTtggtgtattttcattttccgTATTAGATGTTACCTTAAGGTTGTAGGCAAGGCAGTTAAAAGCAGATACATTATGAATGAAAATGCGAATGGGGAACTGCTTATTTCTAAAcctgtttcctttctcaaaTTGCATGAACAAGACATTAGCATTAAAAActttacacagaaaaatcacaggttATGATATTGATTTAATATAGAGGTAACAGAGGTCGAGGGATTAATGGTCTCAGAGCTCTATCTACACAAGCAATTGCAGACAtccattttaaacacatttcaattatttatacGGAAACTTGTTTCCCAGGGAGTgcacaaaatgcatttaagtCTAGCGAGGGATTCTCCTTGCTTCCTGGGGAAGGTGAAGGTCCTCTGCTTCCTCTAGCAGTAGTTTAGccctcttttccttcagcaaGCACTCTTCCCTTCCATATCTACTCCCATACCCTCTGCCCTTCCCAATCCCTGGTGCCACACGCAGGGGCAGAGCAGAAGCAACCCCTGGCTCATCGCCCTCCGCTCCTGCAGAGCATCTGAAGGTGCCGGGTCAAATGTGCTCCCTGCTGCGAAGATCTCAACTGAGACAAGGTCCCTGCTGTGCTCCATGAGTTCACACTACTCCCGATGGCAGATACATATAGCATAGATGCCACATGGCTCTGTGGGATGGGGTAGATGGAGCGGCATTCCTTTTTTATGCACTCCTGTGCAGCTCTTTTTTGTATATCTTGGTTTGCAGCATCATGACAAGTGGGCACTTTATAATTAGCGTGATTAAAAGTGCACACATTGCAGCGGAAGGGACCGTGTAAATTAGGTGTTAAAACACTGCTGCAAGGAGGTTGT from Aquila chrysaetos chrysaetos chromosome 1, bAquChr1.4, whole genome shotgun sequence harbors:
- the LOC115339027 gene encoding E3 ubiquitin-protein ligase RNF4-like — translated: MSTTQRKRRGRAVNSRQAQKRNRLMASTTGMASEAEPAELEESAGEEVVDLTCESSDPVVVDLTHNDSVVIVEENQQQRRDRRLRGQPRFHICILISDDEDEPRDNDVPTGTVSCPICMDGYSEIVQSGRLIVSTKCGHVFCSQCLRDSLRNANSCPTCRKKLTHRQYHPIYI